DNA from Roseimicrobium sp. ORNL1:
ATGGCATCAGCAATGATCTTGCCGATTTCCGTGTCCCAGTTGGCGGAGACGGTGGCGACCTGGGCGATTTCGGTGGCCTGGGTCACGGGCACGCTGATTTCCTTGAGCTTGGCGACGACGGCCTCGGTGGCCTTCAGGATGCCGCGCTGCAGGGAGGTCGGGTTCGCACCGGCGGTCACGTTGCGCAGGCCTTCGCTGTAGATGGCCTCGGCGAGCACCGTGGCGGTCGTGGTGCCGTCACCGGCCACGTCGCTGGTCTTGCTGGAGACTTCCTTCACGAGCTGGGCGCCCATGTTTTCATAGGGGTCGGACAGTTCCACTTCCTTGGCGACGGTCACGCCGTCCTTGGTGATGGTGGGGGAGCCGAATTTCTTCTCCAGGATCACGTTACGGCCCGAAGGTCCGAGGGTGGCCTTGACCGCCTTGGCGATCTTCTGCACGCCGCGCAGGAGAGCCTGACGGGCGCTTTCGTCGAAGTTGAGTTGCTTTGCCATGGTGTATTATCTCTTAGTATTTTTGTTCTTTTAAAAAACGGAGCGTCAGAACGAACAGCGCGGGCCTTAGCCAACGATGCCGAGCACGTCGCTTTCGTTGATGATGAGCACGTCATCGCCGTCCAGCTTCACTTCCGTGCCGCCGTACTTGCTGATGAGGACCTTGTCGCCCACCTTCACGGTGAAGAGTTCCTTCACGTCCTTGCCTTCGTCATCCTTGCCGGTGCCGAGCGCGAGCACTTCGGCCTCCTGGGGCTTTTCCTTTGCGGTGTCAGGGAGGAAGATGCCGCCGGCAGTCTTTTCCTCGGAACTCACACGCTTCACAAGAATGCGGCGACCCAGGGGTGTAATTTTCGTAGCCATGGTTGGTATGCTGTGTGCTGTTTCGGTTCTGTGTTGTGTTTTGGTTTGGTTCACCCAGCCGGCTGCGTACCGCGAGTGCGGCATCGCAGCCGGCTGTGGGGAAACTAATTTACTGAAAAGAGACGGGGCTGGGGCTTAGGACTTGTTGTCGTTCTTGTCCACCACTTCGAAGTCGGCATCGACCACGTTGCCCTTGTCCTTGCTGCTGCTGCTGCCAGCGTCGCTGGAGGAGCCAGCGCTGCCACCGGCGGCGGCGGCTTCCGGTCCGGGTGCGCCGCCCATGTCAGGAGCGCCACCAGCCGCTCCGGCCATGGCTTGGTAGGCCGCTGCGAAGAGCTGCTGCAGCTCGTCCTTGCGGGTCTTGATGGCATCCGTGTCATTGTCGGCGATGGCCTTCTTGAGGCCGTCCACCTTGTCCTGAATCGGCTGCTTCTGGTCCGCAGGCACCTTGTCGCCCAGGTCCTTGAGGGACTTCTCCACCTGGTACACGAGGGTTTCGGCCTCGTTCTTGGTTTCGACGGATTCCTTGCGCTTGCGGTCTTCCTCGGCGTGCGCCTCGGCTTCCTGCTTCGCCTTTTCGATCTCGTCCTTGCTCAGGCCGCTGCTGCCGGCAATGGAGATTTTGCTCTCCTTGCCAGTCGTCTTCTCC
Protein-coding regions in this window:
- a CDS encoding co-chaperone GroES, whose protein sequence is MATKITPLGRRILVKRVSSEEKTAGGIFLPDTAKEKPQEAEVLALGTGKDDEGKDVKELFTVKVGDKVLISKYGGTEVKLDGDDVLIINESDVLGIVG